Proteins found in one Streptomyces sp. CB09001 genomic segment:
- a CDS encoding DUF2510 domain-containing protein: MTQATPPGWYPDPGQKNDGPATERWWDGTAWTDRVRPAGADAAWAPPAQPPGQPPVQPPVRDTAAGPYPVHPGYPGIPVQPPSARRRRLRAGTAVAAAVAVLAGIGVGVYALTDDGSGGDNTGASRQDRRGPGERNDPFGDSGGGGGGEDGRSPAPDSPDQSEPPTIDSGSVTDAFSGISLPIPDGWSGQELQVGAQVTSDDAYKCPGDTSKSCTKGGAYSAPAVLLKTEGDTAEEVAKADIEANAEESYGGESYGGITSHEELASKAVTVAGQKGYLVRWKAVTAKGSDGFVESLAFPSPADAERIVVVRFGVDTDQQQTVIDDITKGIEVDTSGGGGGNGQDV, encoded by the coding sequence ATGACGCAGGCGACTCCTCCCGGGTGGTACCCGGACCCCGGACAGAAGAATGACGGTCCCGCCACCGAACGCTGGTGGGACGGCACGGCGTGGACCGACCGGGTGCGCCCCGCGGGGGCGGACGCCGCATGGGCTCCACCCGCGCAGCCGCCGGGGCAACCGCCGGTCCAGCCGCCGGTGCGGGACACCGCGGCCGGGCCGTATCCCGTGCACCCGGGCTATCCGGGCATACCCGTCCAGCCCCCGTCCGCGCGACGGCGGCGGCTGCGTGCCGGCACAGCCGTCGCGGCGGCCGTGGCGGTGCTGGCCGGCATCGGGGTCGGCGTGTACGCGCTCACCGACGACGGCTCGGGTGGCGACAACACCGGCGCCTCGCGGCAGGACCGGCGCGGTCCCGGCGAACGGAACGACCCCTTCGGCGACTCGGGCGGCGGGGGCGGTGGCGAGGACGGCCGGTCGCCCGCGCCGGACTCCCCGGACCAGTCGGAGCCGCCCACGATCGACAGCGGTTCGGTGACGGACGCGTTCAGCGGGATCAGCCTGCCCATACCGGACGGCTGGTCGGGGCAGGAGTTGCAGGTCGGCGCGCAGGTGACGTCGGACGACGCCTACAAGTGTCCCGGCGACACCTCCAAGTCCTGCACGAAGGGCGGCGCCTACTCGGCCCCCGCCGTGCTCCTGAAGACCGAGGGCGACACCGCGGAGGAGGTCGCGAAGGCCGACATCGAGGCGAACGCCGAGGAATCCTACGGCGGCGAGTCCTACGGCGGGATCACCTCGCACGAGGAGCTGGCCTCCAAGGCGGTCACGGTCGCCGGTCAGAAGGGGTACCTGGTCCGCTGGAAGGCGGTCACCGCCAAGGGCTCCGACGGCTTTGTCGAGTCGCTGGCGTTCCCCTCGCCCGCCGACGCCGAGCGCATCGTCGTCGTCCGCTTCGGTGTCGACACCGACCAGCAGCAGACGGTCATCGACGACATCACCAAGGGCATCGAGGTGGACACCTCGGGCGGCGGCGGGGGCAACGGGCAGGACGTCTGA
- a CDS encoding TetR/AcrR family transcriptional regulator, with amino-acid sequence MTSQDADRPEAVGASRRSKITPEREQEFFDAVLDQLSTCGYDAVTMEGIAASTRCSKSTLYRQWKTKPQFVAAALRSNRRVRFTGIDTGSLAEDLRRAAAAAGEGAGKDTGLLQALGHAVMEDPELKCALREALVEPETAALRAILARGVARGEVPAGHPALEYVPAQLFGMLRMRPVLEGEPADAAYLVRFVEAVVLPALGLP; translated from the coding sequence ATGACGTCGCAGGACGCGGACCGACCGGAAGCGGTCGGCGCCTCGCGCCGCTCCAAGATCACGCCAGAGCGTGAGCAGGAGTTCTTCGACGCCGTGCTCGACCAGCTCAGCACGTGCGGCTACGACGCCGTCACCATGGAGGGCATCGCAGCCAGCACCCGGTGCAGCAAGTCCACGCTCTACCGGCAGTGGAAGACCAAGCCCCAGTTCGTGGCCGCCGCACTGCGTTCCAACCGCCGGGTGCGCTTCACCGGCATCGACACCGGTTCGCTCGCCGAGGACCTCCGCCGGGCGGCCGCGGCCGCGGGCGAGGGGGCGGGCAAGGACACCGGGCTGCTCCAGGCGCTCGGCCACGCGGTCATGGAGGACCCGGAACTCAAGTGCGCGCTGCGCGAGGCGCTCGTCGAGCCGGAGACCGCCGCGCTGCGGGCGATCCTCGCGCGCGGTGTGGCCCGGGGAGAGGTGCCGGCCGGTCATCCGGCGCTGGAGTACGTGCCCGCACAGCTCTTCGGCATGCTGCGGATGCGGCCCGTCCTGGAGGGCGAGCCGGCGGACGCGGCCTACCTCGTCCGGTTCGTGGAGGCCGTCGTGCTGCCTGCGCTCGGCCTCCCCTGA